In Sporichthya polymorpha DSM 43042, a genomic segment contains:
- a CDS encoding ABC transporter permease subunit, translated as MNDYLPFLVIGVTVGSIYGIAAMGLVLTYKTSGVLNVGHGAVAAAAAVCFHQLRQEHGVPWPVAAAIAILGFGVVAGLLMEQLARSLAHVPTSSKLVATVGLVVAIPALVALLFGVSAKRFDPLLEQETAFTISGVNVTTENVVVVVFGLLSAVALYVFFNRSRLGRAMRGVVDDPDLLGLTGVGPARVRRMAWLIGCSFAAVSGILLASAQQQLDVTFLSLLVVQAFGAAAIGAFTNLPLAYAGGLAIGVLQAVLSKEASAHSWMQGLDVNTPFLVLFVVLLVLPRRKLVELGRAVRGTGRTRTAPPWQQVTGWSVVAIAALLAPRYWGVHQSSYTVAATQVLLFLSLVLLVRISGQISLCQVGFAAIGGAMVGQLLDQGLPWGLAVLGAALIAVPVGAVIAIPAIRLSGLYLGLATLGFGILLAQYAYTKDWFFGTQGQATRRPDGLAGDTAYYYLVLAFGIAAILAVAALERSRLGRLLRSMADSPIALATLGTSVNVTRTLVFCLSAALAALSGALGACVFGSVSADSYNYLNSLLILAVLSLAGRGTLSAAVIAPIISILPLVYIDGETPAQWLQLIFGVAAILSAVDLPTRISKLIARGAVDSEYRRGRGGPISGRTSEPTPTRPLVTTRSAP; from the coding sequence GTGAACGACTACCTGCCCTTCCTCGTCATCGGCGTCACCGTCGGGTCCATCTACGGCATCGCCGCGATGGGTCTCGTACTCACCTACAAGACCTCGGGTGTACTCAACGTCGGGCACGGCGCGGTCGCGGCCGCGGCGGCGGTGTGCTTCCACCAGTTGCGCCAGGAGCACGGAGTGCCCTGGCCGGTGGCGGCCGCGATCGCGATCCTCGGCTTCGGCGTCGTCGCCGGCCTGCTGATGGAGCAACTCGCCCGGTCGCTGGCCCATGTGCCGACCAGTTCGAAACTGGTCGCGACCGTCGGTCTGGTTGTCGCGATCCCGGCGCTGGTCGCGCTGCTGTTCGGGGTGTCGGCGAAGCGGTTCGATCCCCTGTTGGAGCAGGAGACCGCGTTCACGATCTCGGGCGTCAACGTCACGACCGAGAACGTCGTGGTCGTGGTGTTCGGGCTGCTGTCCGCGGTCGCGCTCTACGTGTTCTTCAACCGCTCCCGGCTCGGGCGCGCGATGCGCGGCGTCGTGGACGACCCCGACCTGCTCGGCCTCACCGGCGTCGGCCCCGCGCGCGTACGGCGGATGGCGTGGCTGATCGGCTGCTCGTTCGCCGCGGTGTCGGGCATCCTGCTCGCGAGCGCGCAGCAGCAGCTCGACGTCACGTTCCTCTCGTTGCTGGTCGTCCAGGCCTTCGGCGCCGCCGCGATCGGCGCGTTCACGAACCTGCCGCTGGCGTACGCGGGCGGCCTCGCGATCGGTGTCCTGCAGGCGGTGCTGTCCAAGGAGGCCAGTGCGCACTCCTGGATGCAGGGCTTGGACGTCAACACCCCGTTCCTCGTGCTGTTCGTCGTCTTGCTGGTGCTGCCGCGGCGCAAGCTCGTCGAACTCGGCCGGGCGGTGCGTGGCACCGGGCGCACCCGCACCGCTCCGCCGTGGCAACAGGTCACCGGCTGGTCGGTCGTCGCCATCGCGGCACTGCTCGCCCCGAGGTACTGGGGCGTGCACCAGTCCTCGTACACGGTCGCGGCGACGCAGGTGCTGCTGTTCCTCTCGCTCGTGCTGCTCGTGCGGATCTCCGGGCAGATCTCGCTGTGCCAGGTCGGGTTCGCCGCGATCGGTGGCGCGATGGTGGGTCAGCTGCTCGACCAGGGTCTGCCGTGGGGCCTGGCCGTCCTCGGCGCGGCGCTGATCGCCGTGCCCGTCGGGGCGGTCATCGCGATCCCCGCGATCCGCCTGTCCGGGCTCTACCTCGGTCTTGCGACGCTCGGCTTCGGCATCCTGCTCGCGCAGTACGCGTACACCAAGGACTGGTTCTTCGGCACCCAGGGTCAGGCGACGCGGCGACCCGACGGCCTCGCCGGCGACACCGCGTACTACTACCTCGTCCTCGCGTTCGGCATCGCCGCGATCCTCGCCGTCGCCGCCCTCGAACGGTCCCGCCTCGGCCGGCTGCTGCGCTCGATGGCCGACAGCCCGATCGCGCTCGCGACGCTCGGCACCAGCGTCAACGTCACCCGCACGCTGGTGTTCTGCCTCTCGGCCGCGCTCGCCGCGCTGTCCGGTGCGCTCGGGGCGTGCGTGTTCGGCTCGGTCAGCGCCGACTCCTACAACTACCTGAACTCGCTGCTGATCCTCGCGGTGCTCTCACTCGCCGGCCGGGGCACGCTCTCGGCCGCGGTCATCGCGCCGATCATCAGCATCCTCCCGCTCGTCTACATCGACGGCGAGACTCCCGCCCAGTGGCTGCAGCTGATCTTCGGCGTCGCGGCCATCCTCTCCGCGGTCGACCTGCCCACCCGGATCTCGAAGTTGATCGCCCGCGGCGCGGTCGACTCCGAGTACCGGCGCGGCCGCGGCGGACCCATCTCGGGCCGGACGTCGGAGCCCACCCCGACCCGGCCGCTCGTGACCACGAGGAGTGCCCCGTGA